From Chryseobacterium viscerum, one genomic window encodes:
- the greA gene encoding transcription elongation factor GreA, with the protein MASYVTKEGLEKMKAELEQLETVERPKITQQIAEARDKGDLSENAEYDAAKEAQGMLEMRISKLKDVISTSKIIDESQLDTSKVSILTTVKLKNNATKQEQVFTLVPDNESDLKTGRISVNTPIAKGLLGKAIGETAEITLPNGNKLSFEVLDISL; encoded by the coding sequence ATGGCAAGCTATGTAACTAAGGAGGGCCTAGAGAAAATGAAAGCTGAGCTGGAACAGTTGGAAACTGTAGAGAGACCAAAAATCACTCAGCAGATCGCGGAAGCAAGAGACAAAGGAGATTTGTCTGAAAATGCAGAATACGATGCGGCTAAAGAGGCTCAGGGGATGCTTGAAATGAGAATTTCCAAGCTGAAAGACGTTATCTCTACTTCTAAAATTATAGACGAAAGCCAATTAGATACTTCAAAAGTTTCCATCTTAACAACAGTGAAACTTAAAAATAATGCTACCAAGCAAGAGCAGGTATTTACATTGGTACCAGATAACGAAAGTGACCTGAAAACAGGAAGAATTTCTGTAAACACTCCTATCGCAAAAGGTTTGTTGGGGAAAGCTATTGGCGAAACTGCCGAAATTACTTTACCGAACGGAAACAAATTGTCTTTTGAAGTATTAGACATTTCTTTATAG
- a CDS encoding S8/S53 family peptidase, whose product MKTKINFFALFAFCSSLSFGQDIQTKMANDQNSVIYVCFSKGINSEKAAFSRNADLERFSRENKISFKYDLDFTDNKLDEMARSSKAIGNSSESVEKLKRIYKADLPLQNEENTRKIIHSLERFPEIEYVSVMSAAPIEPPLVNAFVATPDLESIQTYLNDNPGINAKYAWSRGITGQNIRVRDVEYGFYKTHEMLSNQNSIQLEPGYSPNAGLANNNYRDHGTAVVSILGSIKDNIGLTGAAYSTSEIKGYMEWTTVGYNRASAVSRSINASQAGDIILYEMQTGGKDGQYCPAEYDQVIWDLTKAATDSGIIIIAAAGNGNQNLDDPFYATYLGRGNSGAIIVGAGSPNTTHSKLSFSTYGNRVDVQGWGSSVLAAGYGSYAKYDNDNNRTYNYFSGTSSATPVVSSAAILIQSFYRQTTGQNLTPTAMKSLLISTGIPQGGTVTGQKIGPLPNVKNAILQLESKFAAPVKTLSPLEVKIYPNPSSSTIAIQSAENKKLDFEIINLQGRTVIKSSVLSDEKIDISQLPTGQYIININEGQRRVVEKFTKL is encoded by the coding sequence ATGAAAACAAAAATCAACTTTTTCGCATTGTTTGCGTTCTGCTCTTCCCTGTCTTTTGGTCAGGACATCCAGACCAAAATGGCTAATGATCAAAATTCAGTTATCTATGTATGCTTTTCAAAAGGCATTAATTCAGAAAAAGCGGCATTCAGCAGAAATGCTGATCTGGAGAGATTTTCAAGAGAAAATAAAATTTCATTTAAGTATGATCTTGATTTTACAGACAACAAACTTGATGAAATGGCCAGAAGCAGCAAAGCAATTGGAAACTCCTCAGAATCTGTAGAAAAACTGAAAAGAATTTATAAGGCTGATCTGCCTCTTCAAAATGAAGAAAACACCCGGAAAATCATTCATAGCCTTGAAAGATTCCCTGAAATTGAGTATGTATCTGTGATGAGTGCGGCTCCTATTGAACCTCCTTTGGTAAACGCTTTTGTGGCAACACCTGATCTGGAAAGCATTCAGACTTATCTGAATGACAATCCGGGAATCAATGCAAAATATGCCTGGTCAAGAGGAATCACCGGACAGAATATCCGTGTAAGGGATGTGGAATATGGTTTCTACAAAACTCACGAAATGCTTTCTAATCAAAATTCTATACAACTGGAACCCGGATATTCCCCGAATGCAGGATTAGCCAATAATAACTACCGCGACCACGGAACTGCTGTGGTGAGTATTTTAGGTTCAATAAAAGATAATATCGGGCTTACAGGAGCGGCCTACAGTACTTCAGAAATAAAAGGATATATGGAATGGACTACTGTAGGATACAACAGAGCTTCTGCTGTGAGCAGATCTATAAACGCTTCTCAGGCAGGCGATATTATTCTGTATGAAATGCAGACCGGAGGAAAAGACGGTCAGTACTGTCCTGCAGAATATGATCAGGTGATCTGGGATCTTACCAAAGCTGCTACTGATTCAGGAATTATCATCATTGCAGCAGCGGGTAACGGGAATCAGAATCTGGATGATCCGTTTTATGCAACTTATCTTGGCAGAGGAAATAGTGGTGCCATTATTGTAGGAGCAGGATCTCCTAATACTACTCATTCAAAGTTAAGTTTCAGTACTTATGGAAACAGAGTGGATGTTCAGGGCTGGGGAAGCAGCGTTCTTGCTGCGGGTTATGGGTCTTATGCCAAATATGACAATGATAATAACAGGACTTATAATTATTTCAGCGGTACAAGTTCTGCAACGCCTGTAGTGTCTTCAGCAGCTATTTTAATTCAGTCTTTCTATCGTCAGACTACGGGTCAGAATTTAACACCTACTGCCATGAAAAGTCTATTGATTTCTACAGGAATTCCACAGGGAGGAACTGTAACCGGTCAGAAAATCGGGCCTCTTCCTAATGTAAAAAATGCGATACTTCAACTGGAAAGTAAGTTTGCTGCCCCTGTAAAAACATTATCTCCGCTGGAGGTTAAAATTTATCCTAATCCATCCAGCAGTACTATTGCTATTCAAAGTGCAGAAAACAAAAAGCTGGATTTTGAGATCATCAACCTTCAGGGGCGTACCGTGATCAAAAGTTCTGTTTTGTCTGATGAAAAAATCGATATTTCACAACTGCCAACAGGCCAGTATATCATCAATATCAATGAAGGCCAAAGAAGAGTTGTTGAGAAATTCACGAAACTATAA
- a CDS encoding HIT family protein codes for MSTIFTKIINGEIPSYKIAENENFIAFLDAMPLVKGHTLVVPKKEVDLIFDLESEEYKNLWGFAQEVAKKIKTAIPCVRVGVAVVGLEVPHAHIHLIPLNKMEDMNFRNERLKLTNEEYTEIQNLIINS; via the coding sequence ATGAGCACTATATTCACAAAAATCATCAACGGTGAGATTCCCTCTTATAAGATTGCAGAAAATGAAAACTTTATTGCATTCTTAGACGCAATGCCTTTGGTGAAAGGACATACTCTGGTAGTTCCGAAAAAAGAAGTGGATTTGATTTTTGATCTTGAAAGTGAAGAATACAAAAACCTTTGGGGATTTGCCCAAGAGGTGGCCAAGAAGATCAAAACTGCAATTCCATGTGTAAGAGTAGGAGTAGCGGTGGTAGGACTTGAAGTTCCTCATGCACACATCCATCTGATTCCTTTAAACAAGATGGAAGACATGAATTTTAGAAATGAAAGATTAAAATTAACGAACGAAGAATATACAGAGATTCAAAACTTAATTATTAATTCTTAA
- the dtd gene encoding D-aminoacyl-tRNA deacylase: MKIVIQRVSEASVKVDGKIVGEIGKGFMLLVGVDENDEKTDADWLVQKVLNLRIFGDEEGKLNLSVKDISGEILCISQFTLIADYKKGNRPSFIKAAKPDKAIPLFDYFKEEISQSGLKIESGIFGADMKVSLINDGPVTIVMDSVTKS; this comes from the coding sequence ATGAAGATCGTTATACAAAGAGTCTCTGAAGCTAGTGTAAAAGTAGACGGAAAAATTGTTGGTGAAATCGGAAAAGGATTTATGCTGCTGGTAGGTGTGGATGAAAATGATGAAAAAACAGATGCGGACTGGCTTGTACAGAAAGTGTTAAACCTAAGGATCTTTGGAGATGAGGAGGGTAAACTTAATCTTTCCGTGAAGGATATTTCAGGAGAAATCCTTTGCATCAGCCAATTTACTTTGATTGCAGATTATAAAAAAGGCAATCGCCCGTCTTTCATAAAAGCCGCAAAACCTGATAAAGCCATTCCTCTTTTTGATTATTTTAAAGAAGAAATTTCTCAATCCGGATTAAAGATAGAAAGCGGAATCTTCGGGGCAGACATGAAAGTTTCCCTGATCAACGACGGACCTGTCACAATCGTAATGGATTCGGTTACCAAAAGCTAA